A genomic region of Chloroflexota bacterium contains the following coding sequences:
- a CDS encoding glycosyltransferase family 39 protein codes for MRTIMWIKNHRWLSSLLVGLVCLGLGGLAGLMPLRYLAGVAFCLGLTTIGYAWVWLISKPDELRGMLLLCFAAMGLRWGASFALEFLWPTFENLSDGAAYGPHAMTIAQAWNSNYFASYEAVVSTPVGAPGYVYFSAVIFWLFGPNTLLVKLANGLFAGMAAVYTAKLGNHFFDQRVGRFAALWMLIMPSLILWTSQNLKDSAVVLLSVWILYVASQGLRSSLWQIPLLVLLIGALMSVRRETSIGIALMIALTIGFQQTRHWLTRLSLSAITIVALGLVLSSSGYGFLGSDYLQERLSLSAISEKREANSTGTGTIENTIDTTTPLGFARYLPIALINFWLRPWPWEATKSTAQLLTIPEAALLWYPLWVLAMLGMLLAWRSRWRETMLLWLYLLAGSAAAAPQYGNFGTAYRHRVQLWPIFFLFAGYCWYRWRDMRAQQRQALLTRYVQSIEQQAASLQ; via the coding sequence ATGCGTACAATTATGTGGATTAAGAATCATCGTTGGCTCAGTTCACTGTTGGTAGGCTTGGTTTGCCTTGGTTTAGGCGGGCTGGCGGGCTTGATGCCGCTGCGCTATTTAGCAGGCGTGGCATTTTGCCTTGGTCTAACCACAATTGGCTATGCTTGGGTTTGGCTGATTAGCAAGCCCGATGAGTTACGGGGGATGTTGCTGCTCTGTTTTGCCGCCATGGGCCTGCGTTGGGGGGCCAGCTTTGCCCTCGAATTTCTCTGGCCAACCTTCGAAAACCTCAGTGATGGTGCAGCCTATGGCCCACATGCCATGACGATTGCCCAAGCATGGAACTCCAATTATTTTGCTAGTTACGAGGCGGTGGTCTCAACTCCGGTTGGTGCGCCGGGCTATGTTTATTTTTCGGCAGTGATTTTCTGGTTGTTTGGGCCGAATACCTTGCTTGTGAAATTGGCCAATGGTTTGTTTGCTGGCATGGCGGCGGTGTACACAGCCAAATTAGGCAATCATTTTTTCGATCAACGGGTTGGGCGGTTTGCTGCGCTGTGGATGTTAATTATGCCATCGCTGATTTTGTGGACTTCGCAAAATCTCAAAGATAGCGCGGTGGTGCTGCTCTCAGTCTGGATTTTGTATGTAGCCAGTCAAGGTTTACGCTCGTCGTTATGGCAAATTCCATTGTTGGTGCTGCTGATTGGGGCGTTGATGAGCGTGCGACGCGAAACCTCAATTGGCATTGCCTTGATGATTGCCCTGACAATTGGCTTTCAGCAAACCCGCCATTGGCTAACCCGCTTGAGCTTGAGTGCGATCACGATTGTGGCTTTAGGTTTGGTGCTTTCGAGCAGCGGTTATGGCTTTTTGGGCAGCGATTATCTGCAAGAGCGGCTTTCGCTCAGCGCAATTAGCGAAAAACGCGAAGCCAACTCAACGGGTACCGGCACAATTGAAAATACGATTGATACGACCACACCGCTGGGTTTTGCCCGCTATTTGCCGATTGCCTTGATTAATTTCTGGTTGCGACCATGGCCATGGGAAGCCACCAAAAGCACCGCCCAATTGCTGACAATTCCTGAAGCGGCGCTGTTGTGGTATCCGTTGTGGGTTTTGGCGATGCTGGGCATGCTGTTGGCGTGGCGCAGCCGTTGGCGTGAAACCATGTTGCTCTGGCTCTATTTGCTGGCTGGTAGCGCGGCGGCAGCTCCACAATATGGCAATTTTGGTACGGCCTATCGCCATCGAGTGCAACTCTGGCCAATTTTCTTTTTGTTTGCAGGCTATTGTTGGTATCGTTGGCGTGATATGCGTGCTCAGCAGCGCCAAGCCCTACTAACCCGCTATGTCCAGAGCATCGAGCAGCAAGCTGCCTCGTTACAATAG
- the asnB gene encoding asparagine synthase (glutamine-hydrolyzing), which produces MCGICGIVSTSLIEPNTVQAMNQQLIHRGPDGDGTWQTAHAQLGHRRLAIIDLVTGDQPFSSPDGAWQLVFNGEIYNFQALRQQLHGLGHQFRTNSDTEVLMAALIEWGEQAFSRLEGMFAFAAWHQPSQSLWLGRDRLGKKPLYYSQTKHGLIFGSEIKALLHYPELDRSLNPQALTAYLTYGYVPNPATWYANIQQLAPGHALVWQAGSIRAWQWWQARQIAQQPRLNISETAAIEQTRQLVRAAVERRLISDVPLGAFLSGGLDSSIVVAEAQALLGQQLHTFSIGFAGGGWYDESSYAELGAKKLGTKHQCFMVEPDAIAKLPQLLAHYDEPFLDSSALPMALLSQMTREHCTVALSGDGGDEVFAGYERFGAGLWTQRYQQLPRPLRQMLEQTIAVLPQTKASSRLARLKRVLAKIQLPLAQGFPRWLMAFTPEELAAWGLPALQPSAAERFRQLTQGITDPLAQLICYNLGSYLPDDLLVKADRMSMAYGLEVRSPFLDQQLVEWALQLPANLHWRGGRGKWLLRQAYAERLPKIIIERPKHGFGVPLDQWFRQQLKPLLHDYLLSTTSHVQQWLAKPKLEQLCQAHWAGTINAGHQLWTLLTLELWLQTHHQMRPYAYNYVD; this is translated from the coding sequence ATGTGTGGAATCTGCGGAATCGTCAGTACAAGCTTAATCGAGCCAAACACTGTTCAGGCTATGAACCAACAATTGATTCATCGTGGGCCAGATGGTGATGGCACATGGCAAACTGCCCATGCCCAATTAGGTCATCGGCGTTTGGCCATTATCGATTTAGTCACTGGCGATCAGCCATTCAGCAGTCCCGATGGTGCATGGCAATTAGTCTTTAATGGTGAGATCTACAATTTTCAGGCCTTGCGTCAACAATTGCATGGGCTTGGGCATCAATTTCGCACCAACAGCGATACTGAAGTGCTGATGGCCGCCTTGATTGAATGGGGCGAGCAGGCTTTTTCACGTTTAGAAGGCATGTTTGCCTTTGCAGCCTGGCATCAACCAAGCCAAAGTTTATGGCTGGGGCGTGATCGTTTGGGCAAAAAGCCGCTTTACTATAGCCAAACCAAGCATGGATTAATCTTTGGCTCGGAAATCAAGGCCTTGCTGCATTATCCTGAGCTTGATCGCAGCCTCAATCCACAAGCGTTGACGGCCTATTTGACCTATGGCTATGTGCCCAATCCGGCCACCTGGTATGCTAACATTCAGCAACTTGCCCCAGGCCATGCCTTGGTTTGGCAAGCAGGCAGCATTCGTGCATGGCAATGGTGGCAAGCACGCCAGATCGCCCAACAACCACGGCTTAACATCTCAGAAACCGCCGCAATTGAACAAACGCGCCAGTTGGTGCGAGCCGCAGTTGAGCGACGCTTGATCAGCGATGTGCCGTTAGGGGCGTTTTTGAGCGGCGGTTTAGATTCGAGCATTGTGGTGGCCGAGGCTCAAGCCTTGTTGGGCCAGCAACTGCACACCTTTAGCATTGGCTTTGCTGGCGGTGGCTGGTACGATGAAAGTTCCTACGCCGAATTGGGTGCCAAAAAGCTTGGCACCAAACATCAGTGTTTTATGGTTGAGCCTGATGCCATCGCCAAGTTGCCCCAGTTGCTGGCCCACTACGATGAGCCATTTCTCGATTCGTCGGCCTTGCCCATGGCCTTGCTCAGCCAAATGACCCGTGAACATTGTACGGTGGCTTTATCGGGCGATGGCGGCGACGAGGTGTTTGCTGGCTACGAACGCTTTGGCGCAGGCCTATGGACGCAGCGTTATCAACAATTGCCGCGCCCGCTACGTCAAATGCTTGAGCAAACCATTGCTGTGCTGCCGCAAACCAAAGCCAGCAGTCGCTTGGCGCGGCTTAAACGGGTGCTAGCAAAAATTCAATTGCCGCTTGCTCAGGGCTTTCCGCGCTGGCTGATGGCCTTTACACCCGAAGAATTAGCCGCTTGGGGCTTGCCTGCACTGCAACCAAGCGCCGCCGAACGCTTTCGCCAATTAACTCAAGGCATTACTGATCCGCTGGCTCAATTAATCTGTTATAACCTTGGGAGTTATTTGCCCGATGATCTGTTGGTCAAGGCCGATCGTATGAGCATGGCCTATGGTTTAGAAGTTCGCTCGCCATTTTTGGATCAGCAATTGGTTGAGTGGGCTTTGCAATTGCCAGCCAATTTGCATTGGCGCGGTGGGCGTGGCAAATGGCTTTTACGCCAAGCCTATGCCGAACGCTTACCCAAAATCATCATCGAACGCCCTAAACATGGCTTTGGTGTGCCGCTTGATCAATGGTTTCGCCAACAACTCAAGCCGCTGCTGCACGATTATTTGCTATCAACGACCAGCCACGTTCAGCAATGGCTTGCCAAACCAAAACTTGAGCAGCTTTGCCAAGCGCATTGGGCTGGTACAATTAACGCTGGACATCAACTTTGGACATTGCTCACCTTAGAATTATGGCTACAAACTCATCACCAAATGAGGCCATATGCGTACAATTATGTGGATTAA
- a CDS encoding glycosyltransferase family 4 protein, which yields MNQPRTVLCLTAYQPMLTASVRYRMMPYAPALAAAGIQLRYLPFATPQLQRLLYQPKHYPQKIVAMLSALTQWLVKLPRQPAAVIVQREAALIGAPMIERWFSRRVPVIFDFDDAIFLPTDPKRSINGWLSRLARPANKTNQLLSLSSMVWAGNGYLADYARRFNPNVQIIPTVVDCEQCQPRSVPSTHICTLGWIGSHSTARYLEQIVPMLRQLAQRYRFRLLVVGAAKPIEIEGIECINHDWQQAREWHDFQQIDIGLYPIEADLWAEGKCGLKAIQYGAAAIPSVCSAVGVNQHIVEHGQTGFLAHNQAEWLDYLARLFEDEQLRQTLGQAARQKIEAEYSVQRYQTTIVTALKDYVCVESAESSVQA from the coding sequence ATGAACCAACCGCGCACTGTGCTATGTTTGACAGCCTATCAACCAATGCTAACAGCCAGTGTGCGCTATCGAATGATGCCCTATGCTCCGGCTTTGGCAGCAGCCGGAATTCAACTGCGTTATCTGCCCTTTGCCACGCCGCAACTTCAGCGTTTGCTCTACCAACCCAAACACTACCCGCAAAAAATCGTGGCGATGCTGAGCGCTTTGACCCAATGGTTGGTTAAATTGCCGCGCCAGCCAGCCGCCGTAATTGTGCAACGCGAGGCGGCATTAATTGGCGCACCAATGATCGAGCGTTGGTTTAGTCGGCGTGTACCAGTGATTTTTGATTTTGATGATGCGATTTTTCTGCCGACCGATCCCAAGCGTAGTATCAATGGTTGGCTGAGCCGTTTGGCCCGACCAGCCAATAAAACCAATCAACTACTGAGTTTGAGTAGCATGGTTTGGGCGGGCAATGGCTATTTGGCTGATTATGCGCGGCGTTTTAATCCCAATGTGCAAATTATTCCGACCGTGGTTGATTGTGAACAGTGCCAGCCGCGATCCGTGCCAAGCACCCACATTTGCACGCTTGGCTGGATTGGCAGCCATTCGACCGCCCGTTATTTGGAGCAAATTGTGCCGATGTTGCGCCAATTGGCGCAACGCTATCGCTTTCGCTTGTTGGTGGTTGGTGCAGCCAAGCCGATTGAAATTGAGGGCATTGAATGTATCAATCACGATTGGCAGCAAGCCCGCGAATGGCATGATTTTCAGCAGATCGACATTGGATTATACCCAATTGAAGCCGATTTATGGGCCGAGGGCAAATGTGGCCTCAAGGCAATTCAATATGGCGCGGCGGCAATTCCTAGCGTGTGTAGTGCCGTCGGAGTCAATCAACACATCGTCGAGCATGGCCAAACTGGATTTTTGGCGCATAATCAAGCTGAATGGCTTGATTATTTGGCCCGTTTGTTCGAAGATGAGCAGTTGCGTCAAACGCTCGGCCAAGCCGCCCGCCAAAAAATCGAGGCCGAATACAGCGTGCAGCGCTATCAAACCACGATTGTGACAGCACTCAAGGATTATGTATGTGTGGAATCTGCGGAATCGTCAGTACAAGCTTAA
- a CDS encoding glycosyltransferase, whose translation MLKTLYITYDGLLDPLGQTQILPYLEGLAAQHGHQFVILSFEKAARWADLVRRRALIERLQSHGLVWLPLRYHQRPTLPATLYDLALGLWTASVAVRRYRIQALHIRSTVPMTIALLLKRWFKLPLLFDMRGFWADERADLGMPRTGLVYRLLKTLERASLQQAEQIVTLTQQSLPYLAEHSQMPSIAEKTMVIPCSANLQSWQRDQTARTQIRQALGWQTKPILVYSGSLGGGYRSRDMAECFATWRQAEPDLRWLVLSNQDPLPLITALQDLNVPAESYTIRGVASNEVAQWLSVADAALSLITPSYAKIASSPTKFGEYLACGLPIFSNTGIGDSDQLFAQGVAIKLDDFNLVAYQVAWQAYQALREQPDLAQRCRALAEREFDLQLAIERYAACYRELEA comes from the coding sequence ATGCTAAAAACACTTTACATTACCTATGATGGCTTGCTTGATCCACTTGGTCAAACCCAAATCTTGCCCTATTTAGAGGGCTTGGCTGCTCAGCATGGCCATCAATTTGTGATTCTTTCGTTTGAAAAGGCGGCGCGTTGGGCCGATTTGGTGCGGCGGCGAGCTTTGATTGAGCGTTTGCAAAGTCACGGCTTGGTTTGGCTACCGTTGCGCTATCATCAACGCCCAACCCTACCAGCAACCTTGTATGATCTGGCGTTGGGCTTGTGGACGGCCAGCGTGGCAGTGCGGCGCTATCGAATTCAAGCCTTGCACATTCGCTCGACCGTGCCGATGACGATTGCGCTCTTACTCAAACGCTGGTTCAAACTGCCCTTGCTGTTCGATATGCGCGGGTTTTGGGCCGATGAACGCGCCGATTTGGGCATGCCGCGTACAGGCTTGGTCTATCGTTTGCTCAAAACACTTGAGCGGGCTAGCCTGCAACAGGCCGAGCAGATCGTGACCCTAACCCAGCAGAGTTTGCCCTATTTGGCCGAACATAGCCAAATGCCGAGCATCGCCGAGAAAACCATGGTTATTCCATGCTCGGCCAATCTGCAAAGCTGGCAGCGTGATCAAACCGCTCGAACCCAAATTCGCCAAGCACTGGGTTGGCAAACCAAGCCAATTTTAGTCTATAGTGGTTCGCTTGGTGGCGGTTATCGTAGTCGCGATATGGCCGAATGTTTTGCCACTTGGCGGCAAGCTGAGCCAGATTTGCGCTGGTTGGTGCTCTCTAACCAAGATCCCCTGCCGCTGATCACGGCCTTGCAGGATTTGAATGTCCCCGCAGAATCTTATACAATCCGTGGTGTGGCTAGCAATGAGGTGGCTCAATGGCTCAGCGTGGCCGATGCAGCACTTTCCTTAATCACGCCCAGTTATGCCAAAATTGCCTCGTCGCCAACCAAATTTGGCGAATATTTGGCCTGTGGTCTGCCAATTTTTAGTAACACAGGCATCGGCGATAGCGATCAATTATTCGCTCAAGGCGTGGCAATCAAGCTTGATGATTTTAATCTGGTAGCCTATCAAGTAGCGTGGCAAGCCTACCAAGCCTTGCGCGAACAGCCCGATTTGGCTCAACGCTGTCGGGCTTTGGCCGAACGTGAGTTTGATTTGCAGCTGGCGATTGAACGCTACGCCGCCTGTTATCGAGAGTTGGAAGCATGA
- a CDS encoding S1 RNA-binding domain-containing protein has product MTVDTESMDAVQDWTTLLAEYDYQRPERGQLREGIVMRVEDSQILVDIGAKHEGVIPNQDLRRLPPELVSGIKNGDTLQVYVMEPESKEGELVLSLNMVQVERDWQEAQTMLENGQIIEAGVVGYNKGGLLVQVGRVRGFVPASQVVNLHSRTGTEGQQSAMTKMVGQNIPLKVIEVDRDRNRLVLSERAAMQRWRQSQKERLLETLEPGAVVTGRVNQLTPFGAFIDLGGADGLAHISELSWQRVNHPREVLQPGQEVQVYVLEVDRDRERIGLSLRRLQPDPWATIDQRYDLGQLIVGEVTNIAPFGVFVRVEEGVEGLIHASELTENGQSPDSLQQGQQVQVKVISLDRQRQRLGLSLRRVDGEGEAAEAPAAPVAEVVAEATTEEEVGA; this is encoded by the coding sequence ATGACAGTGGACACCGAAAGCATGGATGCCGTTCAAGATTGGACGACACTGCTTGCTGAGTACGATTATCAACGCCCAGAACGCGGTCAATTGCGTGAAGGTATCGTCATGCGCGTCGAAGACAGCCAAATCTTGGTTGACATTGGCGCAAAACACGAGGGCGTTATCCCTAACCAAGATCTGCGCCGTTTGCCGCCAGAATTGGTCAGTGGGATCAAAAACGGTGACACACTGCAAGTGTACGTGATGGAGCCAGAATCAAAAGAAGGCGAACTGGTTCTTTCATTGAACATGGTGCAGGTTGAGCGCGATTGGCAAGAAGCCCAAACGATGCTCGAAAATGGTCAAATCATCGAAGCTGGCGTGGTCGGCTACAACAAGGGCGGTTTGTTGGTTCAAGTTGGGCGTGTGCGCGGTTTCGTACCAGCCTCACAAGTGGTCAACTTGCACAGCCGCACCGGCACTGAAGGCCAACAAAGCGCCATGACCAAGATGGTCGGCCAAAATATTCCTTTGAAAGTTATCGAAGTCGATCGCGATCGCAATCGTTTGGTGCTTTCAGAGCGTGCCGCTATGCAACGCTGGCGACAATCGCAAAAGGAACGCTTGCTCGAAACCCTCGAACCAGGCGCAGTCGTCACTGGTCGGGTCAACCAACTCACCCCATTCGGTGCTTTCATCGATTTGGGCGGTGCTGATGGTTTGGCTCACATCTCAGAGCTTTCATGGCAGCGCGTCAACCACCCACGCGAAGTCTTGCAACCAGGCCAAGAAGTCCAAGTATATGTCTTGGAAGTCGATCGCGATCGCGAACGGATTGGCTTGAGCTTGCGCCGTTTGCAGCCAGATCCATGGGCAACCATCGATCAACGCTACGACCTCGGCCAATTGATCGTTGGTGAAGTAACCAACATCGCTCCTTTCGGCGTGTTTGTACGCGTTGAAGAAGGCGTTGAAGGTTTGATCCACGCTTCAGAATTGACCGAAAACGGTCAATCGCCCGACTCGTTGCAACAAGGCCAACAAGTGCAAGTGAAGGTGATCAGCCTTGATCGCCAACGCCAACGCCTTGGCTTGAGCTTGCGTCGCGTTGATGGCGAAGGCGAAGCCGCCGAAGCACCAGCAGCTCCTGTAGCTGAAGTGGTCGCTGAAGCTACCACCGAAGAAGAAGTTGGCGCATAA